In Arachis stenosperma cultivar V10309 chromosome 1, arast.V10309.gnm1.PFL2, whole genome shotgun sequence, one DNA window encodes the following:
- the LOC130975309 gene encoding putative MO25-like protein At5g47540, translating into MKSLFKNKPRTPADIVRHTRDLLRSLERAPDVRDPKRDDKMSELFKNIRELKSILYGDSESEPVAEACAQLTQEFFNEDTLRVLIKCLPKLNLEARKDATQVVANLQRQQVQSKLIASDYLEKNLDLMDSLISGYENTDMALHYGAMLRECIRHQVVARYVLDSPNMKKFFDYIQLPNFDVAADAAATFKELLTRHKSTVAEFLNKNYDWFFAEYNSKLLESSNYITRRQAVKLLGDMLLDRSNSVVMTRYVSSRDNLRILMNLLRESSKSIQTEAFHVFKLFVANQKKPADIVGILVTNRSKLLRLLGDLKLDKEDEQFEADKAQVMKEIAALEPKDRP; encoded by the exons ATGAAGAGCCTCTTCAAGAACAAGCCTCGCACTCCCGCCGATATCGTTCGCCACACTAGGGATCTTCTTCGCTCCCTCGAACGCGCTCCCGATGTACGTGATCCAAAGCGCGATGACAAG ATGTCGGagttatttaaaaatatcagGGAGCTGAAATCGATTCTTTATGGAGACAGTGAATCTGAACCTGTGGCAGAAGCTTGTGCGCAGTTGACTCAGGAATTCTTCAATGAAGACACTCTGCGAGTACTTATCAAGTGTCTCCCCAAATTAAACTTGGAG GCTAGAAAAGATGCAACTCAGGTGGTTGCAAATTTACAGAGGCAACAGGTTCAATCTAAGTTGATTGCGTCTGATTACTTGGAGAAAAACTTGGATCTTATGGATAGTCTGATATCTGG CTATGAAAACACAGACATGGCCTTACACTATGGTGCAATGTTAAGGGAGTGCATAAGACACCAGGTTGTTGCAAG ATATGTTTTGGATTCGCCAAATATGAAGAAGTTCTTTGACTACATTCAACTGCCAAATTTTGACGTAGCTGCAGACGCAGCAGCAACTTTTAAG GAACTCTTGACAAGACATAAATCTACTGTAGCTGAGTTCCTTAACAAGAATTACGATTGG TTTTTCGCTGAATATAACTCCAAGCTGTTGGAATCTTCCAACTATATTACAAGGCGTCAAGCTGTGAAG TTGTTAGGAGATATGCTACTTGATCGATCAAATTCAGTTGTAATGACACGATATGTCAGCTCAAGAGACAACCTGAGGATTTTAATGAATCTTTTAAGA GAGTCAAGCAAGAGCATACAAACAGAAGCATTTCATGTTTTCAAG CTATTCGTTGCAAATCAAAAGAAACCAGCTGACATCGTGGGCATACTTGTTACAAACAGAAGCAAGCTTCTGAGGTTATTGGGTGACTTAAAACTCGATAAAG AGGACGAACAGTTTGAAGCTGACAAAGCACAAGTTATGAAGGAAATTGCCGCTCTGGAACCTAAGGATCGCCCTTGA
- the LOC130973030 gene encoding inositol-phosphate phosphatase-like isoform X3 — MADNDSHSEFLASAVDAARKAGDIIRKGFYETKHVQHKGQVDLVTETDKACEELIFKHLKHLYPTHKFIGEETTAALGTTELTDEPTWIVDPVDGTTNFVHGYPFVCVSIGLTIGKIPTVGVVYNPIIEELFTAIRGKGAFLNGNPIKVSAQTELITSLLGTEAPTQRDKLSVDGCTNRINNMLSKVRSLRMSGSCALNLCGIACGRLDVCFELGFGGPWDVAAGAVIIREAGGVVFDPSGADFDITSQRVAASNPFLKDALVDAVRQAQ; from the exons ATGGCTGACAACG ATTCTCACTCCGAATTCCTGGCATCTGCAGTAGACGCTGCTCGCAAAGCTGGTGAT ATCATTCGGAAAGGCTTCTATGAAACCAAGCATGTCCAGCACAAAGGCCAG GTTGATTTGGTCACTGAAACTGATAAAGCATGCGAGGAACTCATTTTTAAACATCTCAAGCACCTTTACCCTACTCATAAG TTCATTGGGGAAGAAACCACCGCTGCGTTGGGCACTACTGAACTTACAGATGAGCCTACATGGATAGTTGATCCTGTGGATGGAACTACTAATTTTGTGCATgg GTATCCCTTTGTTTGTGTTTCCATTGGTCTGACGATTGGAAAAATTCCTACAGTTGGTGTTGTTTACAACCCCATTATCGAAGAG CTTTTCACTGCCATTCGAGGAAAAGGTGCTTTTCTGAATGGGAATCCGATCAAAG TGTCCGCACAAACTGAACTGATTACCTCTCTTCTTGGAACTGAG GCACCCACACAACGTGACAAGTTATCTGTAGATGGCTGTACAAATAGGATTAATAACATGCTTTCCAAG GTGAGATCCCTTCGAATGAGCGGCTCGTGTGCTTTGAACTTATGTGGAATTGCTTGTGGAAGGCTGGATGTATGCTTTGAACTTGGCTTTGGTGGTCCTTG GGATGTGGCTGCTGGTGCTGTCATTATTAGAGAAGCCGGAGGTGTTGTTTTTGATCC TTCTGGTGCAGATTTTGACATCACATCTCAGAGAGTAGCAGCCTCAAACCCTTTCTTAAAAGATGCACTTGTTGATGCTGTGCGCCAAGCCCAGTGA
- the LOC130973030 gene encoding inositol-phosphate phosphatase-like isoform X1, producing the protein MADNDSHSEFLASAVDAARKAGDIIRKGFYETKHVQHKGQVDLVTETDKACEELIFKHLKHLYPTHKFIGEETTAALGTTELTDEPTWIVDPVDGTTNFVHGYPFVCVSIGLTIGKIPTVGVVYNPIIEELFTAIRGKGAFLNGNPIKVSAQTELITSLLGTEAPTQRDKLSVDGCTNRINNMLSKVRSLRMSGSCALNLCGIACGRLDVCFELGFGGPWDVAAGAVIIREAGGVVFDPF; encoded by the exons ATGGCTGACAACG ATTCTCACTCCGAATTCCTGGCATCTGCAGTAGACGCTGCTCGCAAAGCTGGTGAT ATCATTCGGAAAGGCTTCTATGAAACCAAGCATGTCCAGCACAAAGGCCAG GTTGATTTGGTCACTGAAACTGATAAAGCATGCGAGGAACTCATTTTTAAACATCTCAAGCACCTTTACCCTACTCATAAG TTCATTGGGGAAGAAACCACCGCTGCGTTGGGCACTACTGAACTTACAGATGAGCCTACATGGATAGTTGATCCTGTGGATGGAACTACTAATTTTGTGCATgg GTATCCCTTTGTTTGTGTTTCCATTGGTCTGACGATTGGAAAAATTCCTACAGTTGGTGTTGTTTACAACCCCATTATCGAAGAG CTTTTCACTGCCATTCGAGGAAAAGGTGCTTTTCTGAATGGGAATCCGATCAAAG TGTCCGCACAAACTGAACTGATTACCTCTCTTCTTGGAACTGAG GCACCCACACAACGTGACAAGTTATCTGTAGATGGCTGTACAAATAGGATTAATAACATGCTTTCCAAG GTGAGATCCCTTCGAATGAGCGGCTCGTGTGCTTTGAACTTATGTGGAATTGCTTGTGGAAGGCTGGATGTATGCTTTGAACTTGGCTTTGGTGGTCCTTG GGATGTGGCTGCTGGTGCTGTCATTATTAGAGAAGCCGGAGGTGTTGTTTTTGATCC ATTTTGA
- the LOC130973030 gene encoding inositol-phosphate phosphatase-like isoform X2, with product MSVIRIIRKGFYETKHVQHKGQVDLVTETDKACEELIFKHLKHLYPTHKFIGEETTAALGTTELTDEPTWIVDPVDGTTNFVHGYPFVCVSIGLTIGKIPTVGVVYNPIIEELFTAIRGKGAFLNGNPIKVSAQTELITSLLGTEAPTQRDKLSVDGCTNRINNMLSKVRSLRMSGSCALNLCGIACGRLDVCFELGFGGPWDVAAGAVIIREAGGVVFDPF from the exons ATGTCAGTTATTCGA ATCATTCGGAAAGGCTTCTATGAAACCAAGCATGTCCAGCACAAAGGCCAG GTTGATTTGGTCACTGAAACTGATAAAGCATGCGAGGAACTCATTTTTAAACATCTCAAGCACCTTTACCCTACTCATAAG TTCATTGGGGAAGAAACCACCGCTGCGTTGGGCACTACTGAACTTACAGATGAGCCTACATGGATAGTTGATCCTGTGGATGGAACTACTAATTTTGTGCATgg GTATCCCTTTGTTTGTGTTTCCATTGGTCTGACGATTGGAAAAATTCCTACAGTTGGTGTTGTTTACAACCCCATTATCGAAGAG CTTTTCACTGCCATTCGAGGAAAAGGTGCTTTTCTGAATGGGAATCCGATCAAAG TGTCCGCACAAACTGAACTGATTACCTCTCTTCTTGGAACTGAG GCACCCACACAACGTGACAAGTTATCTGTAGATGGCTGTACAAATAGGATTAATAACATGCTTTCCAAG GTGAGATCCCTTCGAATGAGCGGCTCGTGTGCTTTGAACTTATGTGGAATTGCTTGTGGAAGGCTGGATGTATGCTTTGAACTTGGCTTTGGTGGTCCTTG GGATGTGGCTGCTGGTGCTGTCATTATTAGAGAAGCCGGAGGTGTTGTTTTTGATCC ATTTTGA
- the LOC130971327 gene encoding cytochrome b561 and DOMON domain-containing protein At5g47530-like: MTMMWRVMLGMCVLSSVLVKTSLAQTCKTQSFSNNKVFKNCHDLSQLTSYLHWTYDQPSGILDIAFRHGGITTTNRWVAWGINPNNDLVTPMIGAQALVYLPQSSGNPRAYTTSIANTATQLQESSIRYPISDLSATYSNNEVTIFATLTLPNGTSSIVHVWQDGPLSASNVPQEHRHDSGHQSSMETLYLVSGQTQQGSSGASTRRKRNMHGVVNAVSWGVLMPMGAVIARYLKVFKSTGTAWFYLHVACQVSAYIVGVAGLGTGLKLGDDYPVDGTDDHKALGIIMVALGTLQVFALFLRPNPNHKYRFYWNVYHHIVGYATIIISITNIFKGFDVLEKFGDYNSWKHAYIGIIGALGAIAVFLEVLTWIIYFNRKGSENKMPPHGNGVNGANGVNGYASRPQQV; the protein is encoded by the exons ATGACGATGATGTGGAGGGTTATGTTGGGGATGTGTGTTCTGAGCTCTGTTCTTGTGAAAACATCCTTAGCTCAAACGTGCAAGACCCAAAGCTTCTCAAACAACAAAGTCTTCAAGAACTGCCATGATCTTTCACAGTTGACTTCTTATCTTCACTGGACATATGACCAGCCAAGCGGCATCCTTGACATAGCATTCAGACATGGCGGTATCACCACAACAAACAGGTGGGTGGCTTGGGGTATCAACCCAAACAACGACCTTGTCACTCCGATGATCGGAGCACAGGCTCTGGTCTATCTTCCACAGTCAAGTGGAAACCCAAGAGCCTATACTACATCAATCGCCAACACCGCAACACAGCTGCAAGAATCATCTATCAGATACCCTATCTCTGACTTGAGTGCCACCTATTCCAACAACGAGGTTACCATCTTTGCTACTCTCACCCTTCCCAACGGCACCTCCTCCATCGTCCACGTCTGGCAAGATGGTCCTCTCTCTGCCTCTAATGTCCCTCAGGAGCATAGGCATGATTCTGGCCACCAAAGCTCCATGGAAACCTTATACCTTGTTTCTGGTCAGACACAGCAAGGAAGTAGCGGGGCTTCaactagaagaaaaagaaat ATGCACGGAGTGGTAAACGCCGTGAGCTGGGGGGTGTTGATGCCGATGGGGGCAGTGATAGCAAGGTACTTGAAGGTGTTCAAGTCAACGGGAACAGCATGGTTTTACCTTCATGTGGCATGCCAGGTGTCTGCATACATAGTTGGTGTTGCTGGATTAGGAACTGGTCTCAAACTGGGGGATGATTATCCTGTTGATGGCACTGACGATCACAAAGCATTAGGCATCATCATGGTTGCTCTTGGAACCCTTCAGGTGTTTGCTCTGTTCCTGAGGCCAAACCCAAACCATAAGTACAGGTTCTACTGGAATGTCTACCACCACATTGTGGGATATGCAACCATAATAATAAGTATTACCAACATTTTCAAAGGATTCGATGTGTTGGAGAAGTTCGGAGACTACAATAGCTGGAAGCATGCCTACATTGGCATTATTGGAGCATTGGGTGCCATTGCCGTattcttggaagtactcacatgGATCATTTACTTCAACAGAAAAGGCTCAGAGAACAAGATGCCTCCTCATGGCAATGGGGTCAACGGAGCAAACGGGGTCAACGGCTATGCTTCTAGGCCTCAGCAGGTGTAG